From the Kogia breviceps isolate mKogBre1 chromosome 3, mKogBre1 haplotype 1, whole genome shotgun sequence genome, one window contains:
- the LOC131753672 gene encoding tetratricopeptide repeat protein 9C-like codes for MEKRLQEAQLYKEKVNQCYQKGKYRDAVSGYHRALLQMRGLDPSLPSLIPNLGPQGSALTPEQENILRTTQTDFYNKLAACLLQMEPVNYKRVKEYSQKVLERQPDNAKALYRARVAFFHLQDYDQAWHYLMATVNRQPKDASVRWYLQLTQSELSSYHQKEKQLYLGMFG; via the exons ATGGAGAAGCGCCTGCAGGAGGCCCAGCTGTACAAGGAGAAAGTGAACCAATGTTACCAGAAAGGGAAGTACCGAGATGCTGTGAGTGGGTACCATCGAGCTCTGCTACAGATGCGGGGTCTGGATCCAAGTCTGCCCTCCCTGATACCTAATCTGGGACCCCAGGGCTCGGCCCTCACACCTGAACAAGAAAACATACTGCGCACCACCCAGACAGACTTCTACAACAAGCTAGCTGC ctgTCTTCTTCAGATGGAGCCAGTAAACTACAAACGGGTGAAAGAATACAGTCAGAAAGTCCTGGAGCGACAGCCTGATAATGCCAAGGCCTTGTATCGGGCAAGAGTGGCCTTTTTCCACCTGCAGGACTATGACCAGGCTTGGCATTACCTCATGGCCACTGTCAATAGGCAACCAAAAGATGCCAGTGTCCGGTGGTACCTGCAGCTAACACAGTCGGAACTCAGCAGCTACCATCAGAAAGAGAAGCAGCTCTACCTGGGCATGTTTGGTTAA